A single window of Bacteroidota bacterium DNA harbors:
- a CDS encoding dephospho-CoA kinase translates to MLKIGLTGGIGTGKSVIAEIFRVLGIPVFKADDVARDLQNENEELKNSIKSIFGNDIYINGKLDRAKVSAIVFDDKEKLKKLNAAVHPAVAKIYDEFCRKNSDAKYIIKEAAILIEIGDKSVDKMILVTAPEEIRIRRVMKRDNISEGDFLRRMKNQWTNDEKLKYADVVILNDGKEPIMEKILQIHEDLMSLSI, encoded by the coding sequence ATGCTTAAAATCGGTCTCACGGGCGGAATAGGTACAGGGAAATCTGTCATCGCAGAAATTTTTCGTGTGCTGGGTATTCCTGTTTTCAAAGCAGACGATGTTGCGCGTGATCTTCAGAATGAAAATGAGGAACTGAAGAATTCCATCAAAAGTATTTTCGGGAATGATATTTATATTAATGGTAAACTGGATCGCGCAAAAGTTTCGGCCATCGTTTTTGACGATAAAGAAAAATTAAAAAAACTGAATGCGGCAGTTCACCCGGCAGTAGCAAAAATTTACGACGAATTCTGCCGAAAAAATTCAGATGCAAAATATATTATCAAAGAGGCCGCCATTCTCATTGAGATCGGTGACAAGAGCGTAGATAAGATGATCCTGGTGACTGCCCCGGAAGAAATCCGTATCCGAAGGGTCATGAAGCGCGATAATATTTCGGAAGGAGATTTTCTCCGTAGAATGAAAAATCAGTGGACCAATGATGAGAAACTGAAATATGCTGATGTGGTTATTCTCAATGATGGTAAAGAACCCATCATGGAAAAAATATTACAGATTCACGAAGATCTGATGAGTTTATCCATTTAA